In one window of Eggerthella guodeyinii DNA:
- the hflX gene encoding GTPase HflX → MTEYESVITRGMTPVAEERRERAVLVGVDRPGSTWPLASSLAELERLVDTAGADVVASTTQKLDAPNPRTFVGTGKADEVAELARAHAADLVVFDDELTPSQQANLEKAMGRDVKVIDRTALILDIFALHATSKEGRLQVRLAQNEYLLPRLRGMWAHLASNRMGGGVGSRFGEGESQLEVDRRMVRKRITSIKRELKHLAEVRAVQRESRYESGMFKVALAGYTNAGKSSLLNRLTNADVLAYDKLFATLDSTTRKFELPEGREITITDTVGFIQKLPTTLIEAFKSTLDEITGADLVLHVVDASSDEYEAQIAAVEDVLGQIQAQDLLRVLVFNKCDLLDEEHFAALKARHPQAQFASAATGEGVGALVDHVARVASAQDEHLDVLIPYSRGDLVSIAHERCHILSETHEEAGTRIVMLAGPSYAGLFRPFVHGGE, encoded by the coding sequence ATGACGGAATACGAATCTGTTATCACGCGGGGCATGACCCCCGTCGCCGAAGAACGCCGCGAGCGCGCCGTGCTCGTCGGCGTTGACCGCCCCGGCTCCACCTGGCCCTTGGCGTCGTCGCTCGCCGAGCTCGAGCGCCTCGTGGACACGGCGGGCGCCGACGTGGTGGCCTCCACCACGCAGAAGCTCGACGCTCCCAACCCGCGCACGTTCGTGGGCACGGGCAAGGCCGACGAGGTGGCCGAGCTCGCGCGCGCCCACGCGGCCGATCTCGTGGTGTTCGACGACGAGCTGACGCCCTCGCAGCAGGCGAACCTCGAGAAGGCGATGGGCCGCGACGTGAAGGTCATCGACCGCACGGCGCTCATCCTCGATATCTTCGCCCTGCACGCCACCAGCAAAGAGGGGCGGCTGCAGGTGCGGCTCGCCCAGAACGAGTACCTGCTGCCGCGCCTGCGTGGCATGTGGGCCCACCTGGCCTCCAACCGCATGGGCGGCGGCGTGGGGTCGCGCTTCGGCGAAGGCGAGAGCCAGCTCGAGGTCGACCGCCGCATGGTGCGCAAGCGCATCACGTCCATCAAGCGCGAGCTCAAGCACCTGGCCGAGGTGCGCGCCGTCCAGCGCGAGAGCCGCTACGAGAGCGGCATGTTCAAGGTGGCGCTGGCCGGCTACACGAACGCCGGCAAGTCGAGCCTGCTCAACCGGCTGACGAATGCGGACGTGCTGGCGTACGACAAGCTGTTCGCCACGCTCGACTCGACCACGCGCAAGTTCGAGCTGCCCGAGGGCCGTGAGATCACCATCACCGACACGGTCGGATTCATCCAGAAGCTGCCGACGACGCTCATCGAGGCGTTCAAGTCGACGCTCGACGAGATCACGGGCGCCGACCTCGTGCTGCACGTGGTGGACGCGTCGTCGGACGAGTACGAGGCGCAGATCGCCGCCGTGGAGGACGTGCTCGGCCAGATCCAGGCGCAGGACCTGCTGCGCGTGCTCGTGTTCAACAAGTGCGACCTGCTCGACGAGGAGCATTTCGCGGCCCTCAAGGCGCGCCATCCGCAGGCGCAGTTCGCGTCGGCGGCGACAGGGGAGGGCGTGGGCGCGCTCGTCGACCACGTCGCCCGCGTCGCCTCGGCGCAGGACGAGCACCTCGACGTGCTGATCCCCTACAGCCGGGGCGACCTCGTCTCCATCGCGCACGAGCGCTGCCACATTCTCTCGGAGACGCACGAGGAGGCGGGCACGCGCATCGTCATGCTCGCGGGCCCTTCGTACGCCGGGCTGTTCAGGCCGTTCGTGCATGGCGGCGAGTAG
- a CDS encoding signal peptidase II, translated as MAASRPSPSGGRLALIGSIALLVAVDQGVKLVIARWGMGYSFSLVGDVLQYYPTVNEKMTWGGNFIEVLSVPAVAIALNVLAIALALSAYAFYRASVEKPGKAAAFVFAVGLAGCVCGLVDRVFWGGSLDFLQVPGAFVFDVKDCYLSVSLVVFVALALAHGDAFDLRAYGSYLASRLRRDAK; from the coding sequence ATGGCGGCGAGTAGGCCGTCCCCCTCGGGAGGGCGGCTGGCGCTCATCGGGTCGATCGCGCTCCTCGTGGCGGTCGACCAGGGCGTCAAGCTCGTCATCGCGCGGTGGGGGATGGGGTACAGCTTCTCCCTCGTCGGCGACGTCCTGCAGTACTATCCGACGGTCAACGAGAAGATGACCTGGGGCGGCAACTTCATCGAGGTGCTCAGCGTGCCGGCGGTGGCCATCGCCCTCAACGTGCTGGCCATCGCGCTGGCGCTCAGCGCGTACGCGTTCTACCGCGCGTCGGTGGAGAAGCCGGGCAAGGCGGCGGCCTTCGTGTTCGCCGTGGGCCTGGCCGGCTGCGTCTGCGGGCTCGTCGACCGCGTGTTCTGGGGCGGCAGCCTCGATTTCCTGCAGGTTCCCGGGGCGTTCGTGTTCGACGTGAAGGACTGCTACCTCAGCGTCTCGCTCGTCGTCTTCGTCGCGCTGGCGCTTGCGCACGGCGACGCGTTCGACCTCCGGGCGTACGGCTCGTACCTGGCATCCCGGTTGAGGCGCGACGCCAAATAG
- the lexA gene encoding transcriptional repressor LexA, whose translation MAEKVTKRQQAVLDCIEECIREKGYGPTVREVCQSLGLSSPSTVHVHLKALEEKGLIKRDPLKSRSIALTYPLEDAALATNVVAPSFSNIVSVPLVGNVAAGSPILAEENITDTLSLPTEIVGDAPSFLLSVRGESMIEAGINDGDYVVVKEQPVANNGDIVVAIIDDGATVKRFFKESDHIRLQPENSTMDPIITTDCAIAGKVVAVFRRL comes from the coding sequence ATGGCCGAGAAAGTGACGAAGCGCCAGCAAGCGGTGCTCGACTGCATCGAGGAGTGCATTCGGGAGAAAGGGTACGGCCCGACCGTGCGCGAGGTATGCCAGAGCCTCGGCCTCTCCTCCCCCTCCACCGTGCACGTGCACTTGAAGGCGCTCGAGGAAAAGGGCCTCATCAAGCGCGACCCGCTCAAGTCGCGCTCCATCGCGCTCACCTATCCGCTCGAGGACGCTGCGCTGGCCACCAACGTCGTCGCGCCCAGCTTCAGCAACATCGTGAGCGTGCCCCTCGTGGGCAACGTGGCGGCCGGCTCGCCCATCCTCGCCGAGGAGAACATCACCGACACCCTGTCGCTTCCCACCGAGATCGTGGGCGACGCCCCGTCGTTCTTGCTGTCGGTGCGCGGCGAGAGCATGATCGAAGCGGGCATCAACGACGGCGACTACGTCGTGGTCAAGGAGCAGCCCGTCGCGAACAACGGCGACATCGTCGTGGCCATCATCGACGACGGCGCCACGGTGAAGCGCTTCTTCAAGGAAAGCGACCACATCCGCCTGCAGCCGGAGAACTCCACGATGGACCCCATCATCACCACCGATTGCGCCATCGCCGGCAAGGTGGTCGCGGTCTTCCGCCGCCTGTAA
- a CDS encoding ATP-binding cassette domain-containing protein codes for MFVTAHHLSHTYEGADEPALDDVSLTFSNGWTGIVGPNGAGKSTLARCVCGALPPDRGSVSPRTRGTICEQSTALPPATLEEFACDYGSTAVKLRALLEIEDEWLWRYDSLSHGERKRIQIACALAAEPQVLALDEPTNHLDAPTRALVAQALASFKGVGLLVSHDRTLLDGLVQSCVFVEAGRAVAIPGTYTQARRELDLRQETVRTERRQAREELARIRNESARRDGVAARASARRSARHLDRHDRDGRAKIKLAVYSGQDGKAGKLSSQMDKRIEAVEKRIEGLDAKKEARGSLETDAAPAARKVLARLPAGSMPLGAGRALHHPELYLGNEDRIGLVGRNGAGKSTLLRALLRRVTLSEGVAHLPQEADDGEVRALLDELHGLSPAERGRVLSIVARLESPPSRVLDGEDLSPGEVRKLLIARSLLSSPHLIVMDEPTNHLDIRSIEALQDVLGECACALVLVSHDERFLDALVDERWVFEVERAKGEVGLGDTYVRAVR; via the coding sequence ATGTTCGTTACCGCCCATCATCTTTCCCATACCTACGAAGGTGCCGACGAGCCCGCGCTCGACGACGTCTCGCTCACGTTCTCGAACGGCTGGACGGGCATCGTCGGGCCGAACGGCGCCGGCAAGAGCACGCTCGCGCGCTGCGTGTGCGGCGCGCTCCCGCCCGATCGGGGGTCGGTGTCGCCCCGGACGCGCGGCACGATATGCGAGCAGTCCACCGCGCTGCCCCCTGCGACGCTCGAGGAGTTCGCCTGCGACTACGGCTCGACGGCCGTGAAACTGCGCGCGCTGCTGGAAATCGAGGACGAATGGCTGTGGCGCTACGATTCGCTGTCCCATGGCGAGCGCAAGCGCATCCAGATCGCCTGCGCGCTGGCCGCGGAGCCGCAGGTGCTCGCCCTCGACGAGCCGACGAACCACCTCGACGCGCCCACGCGTGCCCTCGTCGCGCAGGCGCTCGCCTCGTTCAAGGGCGTCGGGCTGCTCGTGTCGCACGATCGCACGCTGCTCGACGGTCTCGTGCAATCGTGCGTGTTCGTCGAGGCGGGACGGGCTGTCGCCATCCCGGGCACCTACACGCAGGCGCGCCGGGAGCTCGACCTGCGCCAGGAGACCGTGCGCACGGAGCGCCGCCAAGCCCGCGAGGAGCTTGCCCGCATCAGGAACGAGAGTGCGCGGCGCGACGGGGTCGCCGCCCGCGCGTCGGCCCGCCGTTCGGCGCGGCACCTCGACCGGCACGATCGCGACGGGCGGGCGAAGATCAAGCTCGCCGTCTATTCCGGGCAGGACGGCAAGGCGGGCAAGCTCTCGTCGCAGATGGACAAGCGCATCGAGGCCGTCGAGAAGCGTATCGAAGGCCTCGATGCCAAAAAGGAGGCCCGAGGCTCCCTGGAAACGGATGCCGCTCCCGCCGCCCGCAAGGTGCTCGCCCGCCTTCCCGCCGGCAGCATGCCGCTCGGCGCGGGACGCGCGCTGCACCATCCCGAGCTGTACCTGGGAAACGAGGACCGCATCGGACTCGTCGGCAGAAACGGAGCAGGGAAGTCCACCCTGCTCAGAGCCCTCCTGCGCCGGGTTACGCTGTCGGAGGGCGTCGCGCACCTTCCGCAGGAGGCAGACGACGGCGAGGTGCGCGCGCTGCTCGACGAGCTGCACGGGCTCTCGCCGGCCGAGCGCGGACGCGTGCTTTCTATCGTGGCGCGGCTCGAATCGCCGCCGTCGCGCGTGCTCGACGGGGAGGATCTGAGCCCGGGAGAGGTGCGCAAGCTCCTGATCGCGCGCAGCCTGCTCTCGTCGCCGCATCTCATCGTCATGGACGAGCCGACGAACCATCTGGATATCCGCTCGATCGAGGCCCTGCAGGACGTGCTCGGCGAATGCGCCTGCGCGCTTGTGCTCGTGTCGCATGACGAGCGGTTCCTCGACGCGCTCGTGGACGAGCGCTGGGTATTCGAGGTCGAACGGGCGAAAGGGGAGGTTGGGCTGGGGGATACGTATGTGCGCGCCGTTCGGTAG
- the nrdR gene encoding transcriptional regulator NrdR — protein MRCPSCGNPESKVVDSRPSEDGTAIRRRRECLECGRRFTTYERLGDNPLIVIKADGSSEAYDRQKLMRGLLNAAAKRPIGPEQIASLIDSIEAELRNASRNEIGSKDLGDMVLVRLAKLDDVAYVRFASVYKDFRNVEEFAAALEGLR, from the coding sequence ATGCGTTGTCCTTCCTGTGGCAATCCAGAGTCGAAAGTGGTCGACTCGAGGCCTTCCGAAGACGGCACGGCCATTCGCCGGCGCCGCGAATGCCTCGAATGCGGGCGTCGTTTCACCACGTACGAGCGCCTGGGCGACAATCCGCTCATCGTCATCAAAGCCGACGGCTCGTCGGAGGCCTACGATCGCCAGAAGCTCATGCGCGGGCTGCTCAACGCCGCCGCGAAGCGACCCATCGGGCCCGAGCAGATCGCCTCGCTCATCGACAGCATCGAGGCCGAGCTGCGCAACGCCTCGCGCAACGAGATCGGATCGAAGGATCTGGGCGACATGGTGCTCGTGCGCCTCGCCAAGCTCGACGACGTCGCCTACGTGCGCTTCGCGAGCGTGTACAAGGACTTCCGCAACGTCGAGGAGTTCGCCGCCGCATTGGAGGGATTGCGCTAA
- the dut gene encoding dUTP diphosphatase, producing MEHVSVPLQQLDAELPVPAYAYEGDAGVDLRATCDDTLKPFERKLVPCGIAVAIPCGYAGFVLPRSGLAIKHGVSLVNAPGLIDSNYRGEIQAILVNLDPQNAFEIKRGDRIAQLVIMRVPDASFDVCAKLPETERGAGGFGSSGVSL from the coding sequence ATGGAGCACGTATCGGTACCTTTGCAGCAGCTCGATGCCGAGCTGCCCGTTCCCGCGTACGCCTACGAGGGCGACGCCGGCGTGGATCTGCGCGCCACCTGCGACGACACGTTGAAGCCCTTCGAGCGCAAGCTCGTTCCGTGCGGCATCGCCGTGGCCATCCCGTGCGGCTACGCCGGCTTCGTGCTGCCGCGCAGCGGGCTGGCCATCAAGCACGGCGTGTCGCTGGTCAACGCGCCCGGTCTGATCGACAGCAACTACCGCGGCGAGATCCAGGCCATCCTGGTCAACCTCGATCCGCAGAACGCGTTCGAGATCAAGCGGGGCGACCGCATCGCGCAGCTCGTCATCATGCGCGTGCCCGACGCCTCATTCGACGTATGCGCGAAGCTGCCGGAGACGGAGCGCGGCGCGGGCGGCTTCGGCAGCAGCGGCGTGAGCCTGTAG
- a CDS encoding MerR family transcriptional regulator, with product MDASEHGESARSTLPCFGISEVADMTGISAFTIRYYDKCGFFPELARDARGVRTFSQSDVAQLYFVDALRKSGLSIEGIQYYVKLQRRGASTRDERLAIVRAQETVLEYQRAELDESLKRLSAAGVELSTDRGPR from the coding sequence ATGGATGCGAGCGAGCACGGTGAAAGCGCCCGGAGCACGTTGCCGTGCTTCGGCATCAGCGAGGTCGCCGACATGACGGGCATTTCCGCGTTCACCATCCGCTACTACGACAAGTGCGGGTTCTTTCCCGAGCTGGCCCGCGATGCGCGCGGCGTGCGCACGTTCTCGCAATCCGACGTGGCGCAGCTGTACTTCGTCGACGCGCTGCGGAAAAGCGGCTTGTCCATCGAAGGCATCCAATACTACGTGAAGCTGCAGCGGCGCGGCGCGTCGACGCGCGACGAGCGGCTGGCCATCGTACGGGCCCAGGAGACGGTGCTCGAGTATCAACGCGCGGAACTCGACGAAAGTTTGAAGCGGCTGAGCGCCGCAGGTGTGGAATTGTCGACGGATCGGGGTCCTCGATGA
- a CDS encoding zonular occludens toxin domain-containing protein, with protein sequence MTIYLFTGTPGSGKSLHQAMNIHWALKTKKPVIANFEIDASSYQLGLFYFVDNPQMTPEFLEKFALEYFSNHDDRRKNREGSIKLYLDECQLLFNARDWNAKDRLKWVRFFSQHRKLGYDIYMVAQFDTMIDKQIRSLVEYEVKHRKFNNFGKFGQLLNVLLAGRALCVGVTYWYGMKERLGSEFFLGRKRYYELYDTLKLFSSKEPDHG encoded by the coding sequence ATGACGATTTATCTCTTCACCGGCACGCCTGGAAGCGGCAAGAGCTTGCACCAGGCCATGAACATCCATTGGGCGCTCAAAACGAAGAAGCCCGTTATCGCCAACTTCGAGATCGACGCGAGCTCTTACCAGCTCGGGTTGTTCTACTTCGTAGACAATCCCCAGATGACGCCGGAGTTTTTGGAAAAGTTCGCTTTGGAGTATTTTTCTAACCATGATGACCGCCGGAAGAACCGCGAGGGTTCTATAAAGCTCTATCTGGACGAATGTCAACTGCTATTCAACGCTCGAGATTGGAACGCCAAGGATCGCTTGAAGTGGGTTCGCTTCTTCTCCCAGCACCGGAAGTTGGGGTATGATATCTACATGGTCGCCCAGTTCGACACGATGATAGATAAGCAGATACGTTCGTTGGTCGAGTACGAGGTCAAGCACCGCAAGTTTAACAACTTCGGGAAGTTCGGCCAGCTCCTGAACGTCCTTCTCGCTGGCCGCGCCCTCTGCGTGGGCGTGACGTATTGGTACGGCATGAAGGAGCGCCTGGGCAGTGAGTTCTTCCTGGGACGCAAGCGCTATTATGAGTTGTACGACACGCTGAAGCTCTTCAGTAGCAAGGAGCCCGATCATGGATGA
- a CDS encoding Lar family restriction alleviation protein, with translation MDDAELLPCPFCGNPAFVADMRQLDDGDPSYIVHCRGCHAQISPCVYPTPERSRAEAVHRWNQRVVAVDDGSMLLPCPCCGSDSAIGQVDFSSAQIRKFYGESYDSLTADVTGRYLVVATCKTCGLCSKPFNYADYNRSKSEAVHAWNQRVGDVLSVPTKPDLSPAPKSSSSASPSKLSPVAVFFAVLVITVAVWSIGRSLSVW, from the coding sequence ATGGATGATGCCGAACTGCTTCCCTGTCCGTTTTGCGGAAACCCTGCGTTCGTCGCCGATATGCGGCAGCTCGATGATGGCGATCCATCTTACATTGTGCATTGCAGAGGTTGCCATGCACAAATCTCCCCGTGCGTTTATCCGACCCCCGAGCGGTCGAGGGCTGAGGCGGTTCATCGCTGGAATCAGCGTGTTGTCGCGGTCGATGACGGTTCGATGCTGCTTCCCTGCCCGTGCTGTGGCAGTGATTCAGCTATCGGTCAAGTTGATTTCTCATCGGCGCAGATTCGCAAATTCTACGGCGAATCGTACGATTCTTTGACGGCTGATGTGACCGGGCGTTATCTCGTTGTCGCGACTTGCAAGACATGCGGGCTTTGCTCTAAGCCTTTCAACTACGCTGACTACAACCGTTCGAAGTCGGAAGCCGTCCACGCTTGGAACCAGCGCGTTGGCGATGTGCTTTCCGTGCCCACCAAGCCCGATCTGTCGCCCGCTCCCAAGAGCTCGTCGTCAGCTTCCCCCTCCAAGCTTAGCCCTGTTGCGGTGTTCTTCGCTGTTCTGGTTATTACCGTTGCCGTTTGGTCTATCGGTCGATCCTTGTCAGTCTGGTAG
- a CDS encoding rolling circle replication-associated protein, producing the protein MVEEPYPYIKLTECGATALVTHCPFLPPDPKRPRVMRVNKWFYYVTTSEEFRPYREKSIEKGDNLASVRKSFNRLKAVVNCNYTMPESVRYLTLTYAENMQENDRIRDDMRYFFRNMKRRYGSFEYLYVKEKQARGAWHMHVVLFFAGEAPYMPNTDEEHPVRDAWGHGFVNVQGFEGDINNLGNYLCAYLTDDHAESKKGARLVNYESGIRLYNCSRGVKRPTSRHLTYHDYLDFVTDENNVLISGSESVIFDSSVEPRKVAHELYVIY; encoded by the coding sequence GTGGTCGAGGAACCCTATCCCTATATCAAGCTGACCGAGTGCGGCGCTACTGCGCTCGTCACCCATTGCCCGTTCCTGCCGCCCGACCCGAAGCGCCCTCGCGTGATGCGGGTGAACAAATGGTTTTACTACGTCACGACGAGCGAAGAGTTCCGTCCTTATCGTGAGAAGTCAATTGAGAAGGGCGACAATCTAGCAAGCGTTCGCAAGTCTTTCAACCGTCTAAAAGCCGTGGTCAACTGCAACTACACAATGCCGGAATCGGTGCGTTACCTGACGCTCACCTACGCCGAGAACATGCAGGAAAACGACCGCATCCGTGACGACATGCGCTACTTTTTCCGCAATATGAAACGGCGCTACGGTTCGTTCGAGTATCTCTATGTCAAGGAAAAACAGGCTCGCGGTGCCTGGCATATGCACGTCGTCCTCTTTTTCGCCGGCGAGGCTCCGTACATGCCGAACACCGACGAGGAACACCCCGTGCGCGACGCTTGGGGGCACGGCTTCGTCAACGTCCAGGGCTTCGAGGGCGACATAAACAACCTCGGGAACTACCTGTGCGCCTATCTGACGGACGATCATGCCGAAAGCAAGAAGGGAGCCAGGTTGGTCAACTACGAGAGCGGCATACGGCTTTATAATTGCTCGCGCGGTGTCAAGCGCCCGACTTCGAGGCACCTCACCTACCATGATTACCTCGATTTTGTGACGGACGAAAATAACGTCTTGATTTCTGGGAGCGAATCGGTAATATTCGATTCAAGCGTAGAGCCGAGAAAGGTAGCGCACGAGCTTTACGTGATATATTGA
- a CDS encoding acetate uptake transporter yields MGEMKMEQRSSWADPSALGLFGLAIVTLVACSQKLGFTDGTAALMGWAILLGGCAQLVAGLIDLRKNNAFGGTAFIAYGLFWLAMAFGWATTNGMFGSYAAETFDPHQTGVAFVAYLLLTAFMTVGALRTTKVLFFIFLAIDFLFAGLALSAFGVAHETTHTLAAISELVISLLSFYGAGANILNSHFDEQFLPLGKPFWSSKS; encoded by the coding sequence ATGGGGGAGATGAAGATGGAACAACGAAGCTCGTGGGCCGACCCGAGTGCTTTAGGGCTGTTCGGACTCGCAATCGTCACGCTTGTCGCTTGCTCCCAGAAGCTCGGCTTTACCGACGGGACGGCAGCCCTTATGGGATGGGCCATCCTGCTCGGAGGGTGCGCCCAGCTTGTCGCCGGCCTGATCGATCTGAGGAAGAACAACGCGTTCGGCGGCACGGCATTCATCGCTTATGGGCTGTTCTGGCTTGCTATGGCGTTCGGATGGGCGACGACGAACGGCATGTTCGGCTCCTATGCCGCCGAGACGTTCGATCCGCATCAGACTGGGGTCGCCTTCGTCGCATACCTGCTCTTGACCGCGTTTATGACCGTAGGGGCGCTGCGTACCACCAAGGTGCTGTTCTTCATCTTCCTCGCCATCGATTTCCTGTTCGCCGGCTTGGCCCTGAGTGCTTTTGGGGTAGCCCACGAGACGACGCATACGCTTGCCGCGATCAGCGAGCTGGTCATCTCGCTCCTCAGCTTCTACGGGGCAGGCGCCAATATCTTGAACAGTCACTTCGACGAGCAGTTCCTACCGCTCGGCAAGCCCTTCTGGTCAAGCAAATCCTGA
- a CDS encoding PadR family transcriptional regulator, giving the protein MEHLTEMLKGVLEGCVLEIVGREETYGYEITRRLNELGFSDVVEGTVYTILVRLEKNGLVDSEKKPSTMGPPRKFYTLNDAGRDELARFWTKWEFVASKINELKEL; this is encoded by the coding sequence GTGGAGCACTTGACGGAGATGCTGAAGGGCGTGCTGGAAGGGTGCGTGCTGGAGATCGTCGGCCGGGAGGAGACGTACGGCTACGAGATCACGCGTCGGCTGAACGAGCTGGGCTTCTCCGACGTGGTGGAGGGCACCGTGTACACCATCCTCGTGCGGCTCGAGAAGAACGGGCTGGTGGACAGCGAGAAGAAGCCGTCCACGATGGGCCCGCCGCGCAAGTTCTACACGCTGAACGATGCCGGGCGCGACGAGCTGGCGCGCTTCTGGACCAAGTGGGAGTTCGTCGCGTCGAAGATCAACGAATTGAAGGAGCTCTGA
- a CDS encoding DUF1048 domain-containing protein: protein MGNLSHYINPAQIVKDKREYRAMVARVNALPEDYRYAYNKIQQYMWKFAAGGGLDMVALQADLLELFEEGAYAGKGVLDITGEDVAAFSDELLANATTYTSKWRADLNEDIRKKLGSKRRDSEN from the coding sequence ATGGGAAACCTGTCGCACTATATCAACCCCGCGCAGATCGTCAAGGACAAGCGCGAGTACCGGGCGATGGTGGCGCGCGTGAACGCGCTGCCCGAGGACTACCGCTACGCTTACAACAAGATCCAGCAGTACATGTGGAAGTTCGCAGCCGGCGGCGGCCTGGACATGGTGGCGCTGCAGGCGGACCTGCTCGAGCTGTTCGAGGAGGGTGCGTACGCGGGCAAGGGCGTGCTCGACATCACCGGCGAGGACGTCGCGGCGTTCAGCGACGAGCTGCTGGCGAACGCGACCACGTACACCTCGAAATGGCGCGCCGACCTCAACGAGGACATCAGGAAGAAGCTGGGATCGAAGCGGCGCGATTCGGAAAACTGA
- a CDS encoding DUF5996 family protein, translating into MSVLTYQDWRDTCNTEHMLLQMMGKVKLESMDPQPEWKQVVLDADADGFTTGLIPAGADGFEIRLSIADAEMRAETTAGDRARFPIRGRASVSELYSRFNAMLENVGHPVAINPIPQEMYTDVPFDRQDSAHEFDEKAAQRSFRQFLFARGALSGFAAPFRGKKIPPSLFWGTFDLTTVLFSGKPCPFERTASLVERVAFDEQFVECGFWPGDDAVNDPSFFVLAYPFLEEGSSDDADVQEAFYDAQNAEYFLRLEDVLRYDDPEAAVRRFCSSAFDSIMRRQGWERRDWFTEPLLNA; encoded by the coding sequence ATGAGCGTACTGACGTATCAAGATTGGCGCGATACCTGCAACACCGAGCACATGCTGTTGCAGATGATGGGCAAAGTGAAGCTGGAGTCGATGGACCCGCAGCCCGAGTGGAAGCAGGTGGTGCTCGACGCGGACGCGGACGGGTTCACGACCGGGCTCATACCGGCGGGCGCCGACGGGTTCGAGATCAGGCTGAGCATCGCGGATGCGGAAATGAGGGCCGAGACCACGGCGGGCGATCGCGCGCGCTTCCCCATCAGGGGACGCGCCTCGGTGAGCGAGCTGTACAGCCGCTTCAACGCGATGCTCGAGAACGTCGGCCATCCCGTGGCCATCAACCCCATCCCGCAGGAGATGTACACCGACGTGCCGTTCGACCGGCAGGACAGCGCGCACGAATTCGACGAGAAGGCGGCCCAGCGCTCCTTCCGCCAGTTCCTGTTCGCGCGCGGCGCCCTGAGCGGGTTCGCGGCACCCTTCCGCGGCAAGAAGATCCCGCCGTCGCTGTTCTGGGGCACGTTCGACCTGACGACGGTGCTGTTCTCGGGCAAGCCGTGCCCCTTCGAGCGCACCGCCTCCCTCGTGGAGCGCGTCGCCTTCGACGAGCAGTTCGTGGAGTGCGGGTTCTGGCCGGGCGACGACGCGGTGAACGACCCGTCGTTCTTCGTGTTGGCCTACCCCTTCCTCGAGGAAGGCTCGTCGGACGACGCGGACGTGCAGGAGGCGTTCTACGATGCCCAGAACGCGGAGTACTTCCTGCGGCTCGAGGACGTGCTGCGCTACGACGACCCCGAGGCCGCAGTCCGGCGCTTCTGCTCCTCCGCGTTCGACAGCATCATGCGGCGGCAAGGCTGGGAGCGCCGCGACTGGTTCACCGAACCGCTGCTGAACGCCTAA